From the genome of Terriglobales bacterium:
GTGGCCTGGCCGCCCAGGCCGCTCATCCAGGGCTGGTGGATGAGGATGCGGGCGGTGGGCAGGGCGAAGCGCTTCTTGGCAGCGCCCCCGGCCAGCAGCACCGCCGAGATGGAGGCCGCCTGGCCGATGCAGATGGTCTGCACGTCGGGCCGGATGAACTGCATGGTGTCGTAGATGGCCATCCCCGCCGTGATCACCCCTCCCGGAGAGTTGATATAGAGGTAGATGTCCTTCTCCGGATCCTCCGCTTCCAGGAATAGTAGCTGTGCGATCACCAGGTTGGCGACGTTGTCGTCGACCGGGGTGCCGAGAAAGATAATGTTATCGCGGAGGAGGCGGGAATAGATGTCGTAGGCGCGTTCGCCGCGGCTGGTCTGCTCGATCACCATGGGCACGAGCACGGATTGACGCTCCTTCTCTTCCATCAGCCTACACTCCTGCCCCGCGGGAAGCTACGGGGGAGCGGGCCCGTCCTACGCGGGCCGGCGGTAAAGAAAATCGAGGGTCTTCTCGTTGCGGATTCTGTCCCGGATTCTATCCAGCGCTCCATCACGTGTC
Proteins encoded in this window:
- the clpP gene encoding ATP-dependent Clp endopeptidase proteolytic subunit ClpP, with product MEEKERQSVLVPMVIEQTSRGERAYDIYSRLLRDNIIFLGTPVDDNVANLVIAQLLFLEAEDPEKDIYLYINSPGGVITAGMAIYDTMQFIRPDVQTICIGQAASISAVLLAGGAAKKRFALPTARILIHQPWMSGLGGQATDIDIHAREILRMREITNQLLAKHSGQKLDKVERDVERDFIMNAQQAKEYGLIDDIIFKHK